attccggtgttattttctttatttcgtctgtcttcctCTTAGTAATTATCATGCTGCTTGATGCTGTTAGATCTAttaatattatcaccatcatcattagcgtcatcatcatcgtcattatctttattgtcattatcattattttcattatcattgaagatttttcatgttttttttgctAACTTATCATTCAATTTCCATTTTCATACTGGAATGGTGCAATATgatatcgcatatatatatataatgtgtgtgtgtgtgtgtgtgtgtgtgtgtgtgtgtgtgtgtgtgtgtgtgtgtgtgtNNNNNNNNNNNNNNNNNNNNNNNNNNNNNNNNNNNNNNNNNNNNNNNNNNNNNNNNNNNNNNNNNNNNNNNNNNNNNNNNNNNNNNNNNNNNNNNNNNNNNNNNNNNNNNNNNNNNNNNNNNNNNNNNNNNNNNNNNNNNNNNNNNNNNNNNNNNNNNNNNNNNNNNNNNNNNNNNNNNNNNNNNNNNNNNNNNNNNNNNNNNNNNNNNNNNNNNNNcgtatgtatgcatacatattcatatatttatatatatgtatgtatgtatatatatatgtatgtatgcatacatatccacttatatatatatatatatatatatatatatatatatatatatgtgtgtgtgtgtgtgtgtgtgtatgtatgtatgtatgtatgtatgtatagaacgaAAGTAAACCGAGACAATTTCACGTAATttcagaagaaataaaacaaacaaataagacgaaaacaatttaaatacAATGCCTCcgtagttgatgttgttgttgctattgttgttggtcTTGTTCTCATTTGTGGAGGTAGTGTAGTGTGATGTTGATGctctttgtaatttttatttattcttgtagaCAAGCTTAATAGTTTGCATTGGTGATAGTGGTCATGGTAGTTGAGATGGTGGTACTGGTAGTGAAGGTGGCTGTGGTATTAgtaatgaaggtggtggtggtggtacgttGGTTTCATTCGTGGGATTGTGGGTTGTGGTCGCGGCTGAAGTACTTCCTGGAGCAGTTGCacttttgttctatatatatatatatatatatatatatNNNNNNNNNNNNNNNNNNNNNNNNNNNNNNNNNNNNNNNNNNNNNNNNNNNNNNNNNNNNNNNNNNNNNNNNNNNNNNNNNNNNNNNNNNNNNNNNNNNNNNNNNNNNNNNNNNNNNNNNNNNNNNNNNNNNNNNNNNNNNNNNNNNNNNNNNNNNNNNNNNNNNNNNNNNNNNNNNNNNNNNNNNNNNNNNNNNNNNNNNNNNNNNNNNNNNNNNNNNNNNNNNNNNNNNNNNNNNNNNNNNNNNNNNNNNNNNNNNNNNNNNNNNNNNNNNNNNNNNNNNNNNNNNNNNNNNNNNNNNNNNNNNNNNNNNNNNNNNNNNNNNNNNNNNNNNNNNNNNNNNNNNNNNNNNNNNNNNNNNNNNNNNNNNNNNNNNNNNNNNNNNNNNNNNNNNNNNNNNNNNNNNNNNNNNNNNNNNNNNNNNNNNNNNNNNNNNNNNNNNNNNNNNNNNNNNNNNNNNNNNNNNNNNNNNNNNNNNNNNNNNNNNNNNNNNNNNNNNNNNNNNNNNNNNNNNNNNNNNNNNNNNNNNNNNNNNNNNNNNNNNNNNNNNNNNNNNNNNNNNNNNNNNNNNNNNNNNNNNNNNNNNNNNNNNNNNNNNNNNNNNNNNNNNNNNNNNNNNNNNNNNNNNNNNNNNNNNNNNNNNNNNNNNNNNNNNNNNNNNNNNNNNNNNNNNNNNNNNNNNNNNNNNNNNNNNNNNNNNNNNNNNNNNNNNNNNNNNNNNNNNNNNNNNNNNNNNNNNNNNNNNNNNNNNNNNNNNNNNNNNNNNNNNNNNNNNNNNNNNNNNNNNNNNNNNNNNNNNNNNNNNNNNNNNNNNNNNNNNNNNNNNNNNNNNNNNNNNNNNNNNNNNNNNNNNNNNNNNNNNNNNNNNNNNNNNNNNNNNNNNNNNNNNNNNNNNNNNNNNNNNNNNNNNNNNNNNNNNNNNNNNNNNNNNNNNNNNNNNNNNNNNNNNNNNNNNNNNNNNNNNNNNNNNNNNNNNNNNNNNNNNNNNNNNNNNNNNNNNNNNNNNNNNNNNNNNNNNNNNNNNNNNNNNNNNNNNNNNNNNNNNNNNNNNNNNNNNNNNNNNNNNNNNNNNNNNNNNNNNNNNNNNNNNNNNNNNNNNNNNNNNNNNNNNNNNNNNNNNNNNNNNNNNNNNNNNNNNNNNNNNNNNNNNNNNNNNNNNNNNNNNNNNNNNNNNNNNNNNNNNNNNNNNNNNNNNNNNNNNNNNNNNNNNNNNNNNNNNNNNNNNNNNNNNNNNNNNNNNNNNNNNNNNNNNNNNNNNNNNNNNNNNNNNNNNNNNNNNNNNNNNNNNNNNNNNNNNNNNNNNNNNNNNNNNNNNNNNNNNNNNNNNNNNNNNNNNNNNNNNNNNNNNNNNNNNNNNNNNNNNNNNNNNNNNNNNNNNNNNNNNNNNNNNNNNNNNNNNNNNNNNNNNNNNNNNNNNNNNNNNNNNNNNNNNNNNNNNNNNNNNNNNNNNNNNNNNNNNNNNNNNNNNNNNNNNNNNNNNNNNNNNNNNNNNNNNNNNNNNNNNNNNNNNNNNNNNNNNNNNNNNNNNNNNNNNNNNNNNNNNNNNNNNNNNNNNNNNNNNNNNNNNNNNNNNNNNNNNNNNNNNNNNNNNNNNNNNNNNNNNNNNNNNNNNNNNNNNNNNNNNNNNNNNNNNNNNNNNNNNNNNNNNNNNNNNNNNNNNNNNNNNNNNNNNNNNNNNNNNNNNNNNNNNNNNNNNNNNNNNNNNNNNNNNNNNNNNNNNNNNNNNNNNNNNNNNNNNNNNNNNNNNNNNNNNNNNNNNNNNNNNNNNNNNNNNNNNNNNNNNNNNNNNNNNNNNNNNNNNNNNNNNNNNNNNNNNNNNNNNNNNNNNNNNNNNNNNNNNNNNNNNNNNNNNNNNNNNNNNNNNNNNNNNNNNNNNNNNNNNNNNNNNNNNNNNNNNNNNNNNNNNNNNNNNNNNNNNNNNNNNNNNNNNNNNNNNNNNNNNNNNNNNNNNNNNNNNNNNNNNNNNNNNNNNNNNNNNNNNNNNNNNNNNNNNNNNNNNNNNNNNNNNNNNNNNNNNNNNNNNNNNNNNNNNNNNNNNNNNNNNNNNNNNNNNNNNNNNNNNNNNNNNNNNNNNNNNNNNNNNNNNNNNNNNNNNNNNNNNNNNNNNNNNNNNNNNNNNNNNNNNNNNNNNNNNNNNNNNNNNNNNNNNNNNNNNNNNNNNNNNNNNNNNNNNNNNNNNNNNNNNNNNNNNNNNNNNNNNNNNNNNNNNNNNNNNNNNNNNNNNNNNNNNNNNNNNNNNNNNNNNNNNNNNNNNNNNNNNNNNNNNNNNNNNNNNNNNNNNNNNNNNNNNNNNNNNNNNNNNNNNNNNNNNNNNNNNNNNNNNNNNNNNNNNNNNNNNNNNNNNNNNNNNNNNNNNNNNNNNNNNNNNNNNNNNNNNNNNNNNNNNNNNNNNNNNNNNNNNNNNNNNNNNNNNNNNNNNNNNNNNNNNNNNNNNNNNNNNNNNNNNNNNNNNNNNNNNNNNNNNNNNNNNNNNNNNNNNNNNNatatatatatatatatatatacatacgcacactcacacacacacatatatatattcacacgtagatgcatacatgcatatacatgcacttatactttgtattttttgttgtgcttttgttgtgcttccttttttcttatttttatccgTTTCAACTTTCCGTCGCTTCGTGtctcatatttcatatattatttttcaatccCATTTTGATTTTCCTAAATGTTATGCAGCTATTTATACCGCACACCTAATTCTCAATTCCCTCtcaatagataatatatatatatatatatatatatatatttgtatatatacacgtgtgtgtgtgtgtgtgtgtgtgtgtatgtacgcgtaatatatatccacatacatacataaatgcacaagtACCTTTTTTTGAAATGAATTGATGTCTAGCGAaggtcacatatatacatacatatatatatacatacatacatacatacatatatNNNNNNNNNNNNNNNNNNNNNNNNNNNNNNNNNNNNNNNNNNNNNNNNNNNNNNNNNNNNNNNNNNNNNNNNNNNNNNNNNNNNNNNNNNNNNNNNNNNNNNNNNNNNNNNNNNNNNNNNNNNNNNNNNNNNNNNNNNNNNNNNNNNNNNNNNNNNNNNNNNNNNNNNNNNNNNNNNNNNNNNNNNNNNNNNNNNNNNNNNNNNNNNNNNNNNNNNNNNNNNNNNNNNNNNNNNNNNNNNNNNNNNNNNNNNNNNNNNNNNNNNNNNNNNNNNNNNNNNNNNNNNNNNNNNNNNNNNNNNNNNNNNNNNNNNNNNNNNNNNNNNNNNNNNNNNNNNNNNNNNNNNNNNNNNNNNNNNNNNNNNNNNNNNNNNNNNNNNNNNNNNNNNNNNNNNNNNNNNNNNNNNNNNNNNNNNNNNNNNNNNNNNNNNNNNNNNNNNNNNNNNNNNNNNNNNNNNNNNNNNNNNNNNNNNNNNNNNNNNNNNNNNNNNNNNNNNNNNNNNNNNNNNNNNNNNNNNNNNNNNNNNNNNNNNNNNNNNNNNNNNNNNNNNNNNNNNNNNNNNNNNNNNNNNNNNNNNNNNNNNNNNNNNNNNNNNNNNtatatatatatatatatgtgtgtgtgtgtgtgtgtgtgtatgtatgtgtgtatacacttttatatgtgcgtgataatatatgtatatgcatatttatataaatgtgtgagtgcatatatgttacgtatgcacaaatatatacattttcacacacatacgtataatataCACCCCAAATCAGAGGCAGACAGAGATGGCAATATATGAAggttatatatatcaattttgtatacgtgagtatatgtgtttgtgtgtgtgcgcatgcgtgctttCCTTTCAGTATGTTTTtgtataaagaattattttacacatgtatttatgtgtgagctCTTTTGCTTCACACACGCTCCGTTTTAAAGTTTAATTCGGCAGTATGTACCATTGTCTGCGAGTATTCCTGCAATATCGAGGTTatctcctccattttttttttactttgtttattttgctGCTTCGTATATTCCTGCTGCACACGATCATGAAATTATATGAGATTAAAATCTTGTCCTTGCACCAACCAAATACACTTAATCACATGCTCCTATACATGTGtgttgcagtatatatatatatatataaacacacaaatttgtgtacataaatatatatgtatatatgcatgtctgtgtatatatatatatatatatatatatatatatattcatatatgtattttacacatgtatacatgcatatatattgtgtgtgtgtgtttgtgtgtgtgtgtgtgtgtgcctgcgtatgtgtgcgtgtgtgtttgtacatatgtatttatttctgaatatgtgtctgtgtatacctGTCTGTATACTCAAATTATTCTTCGTCATTCTTGGCAAACGATTGACAACACAGATGGggaatgtgtgagtatatgttctataaatatgaatacatgtgtgtatatatacattcatgcatatacagacgcatatatatatatatatacatatatatatatacatatatatatatatacatacatatatgtatatatatatatatatatatatacatgcgtgtatacatatacatatatgactgtatgttattcatacatatattgatatatatatatacatgtacgtatacatacccgcgtacgtatatatattttttagtaagTGCAAATGTCATAGTgcgttataaataaatatatgcaattttcAGTGTGACGCAGCCGCAgaaaatttcattcttttctgcTTTTGTCTTTGGTTACAAAACCAAACTCGAACTACATTTTTTTTCAAGTCCAACTTTTCTGCAATTTGGGCGATTTTTTCCCCCGAAGGTCTTGGTTGTACGGCAAAGTAGGCTTCAAGCGATCGCTTCTCCGGAGCTGCTATAGacgttcttttccttttcttttcaccgTGAATAGGCATCACCCCAGTCTCTCCTTCAATTTTCTTCTCTCTTGCCTGTTTCTCTGCTTCTTCAAGCCATGCCTGTAATACAGGTTTTAACGCAATCATATTGTTGTGACTCAACGTCAACGATTCGAAACGGCAGATAGTACTCTGACTGAGTGAACCTACGCCTGGAAGTTTCAGGTTAGCCAGGGCACTGCCTACATCTGCTTGAGTCACTCCGAGTTTGATTCGACGTTGTTTGAAGCGCTCGGCAAACGCTTCTAATTCTCGTGGGTCGCAGTCGGAATTTCTCATGCTCGAATGATGCACTCCTGGGTGATGAGCCGTTATGGTGTGGTGGGTATTCATGGTATTTTGATGAGTACTATACATCGGAGTGTACATCTGATGATTGTGATGGCCATGAGAACTGGCGCTTGGGTGGTGTTCCGGCATACTACCGAACGGCATGCCGCCGGCGTTGGTTGTGAGTTGGTCCAGCATAGTGTCCGTATTTGGACCAAAACTGTGAAGTGCCGAAGACATTTGACTCCGCGAAGTATTCGCTGTGTGTCCAGCAAAGTCCGAATGTCCGTATATACTGTCATGTTTCATTATTTGCGGTGATGTGGTTTTCGTGATGTCTACGGCGGCCAGTGCTTCTGCACGAGCAAGGAGCCCTCCATCGTCAAAACCTCCAAATATGTTGCtctgaaaaatacaagaaaaagaatacattaagaattataataaaaaatagaaagacgAATAATCAAGGAAATTACAAAACTCTATAGAATAGAACATAAGAAAATAAAGCAGGGATTTGCAAAAACTCTGCCATGCATTTCGGctgagaaaagtaaaaaaaatgtgttgtacaGGGATTAATGTTAAAGGTAATC
The sequence above is a segment of the Octopus bimaculoides isolate UCB-OBI-ISO-001 chromosome 13, ASM119413v2, whole genome shotgun sequence genome. Coding sequences within it:
- the LOC106867210 gene encoding POU domain, class 4, transcription factor 3 isoform X2; protein product: MVCNAKCTVGTGSWWCPQRDADFQTSFLDNRNTNGQRQIFLPYGDGVGDPSCKSQQTSSFTTSHHPYSSSYRNSDRMRCMSTTPSSNIFGGFDDGGLLARAEALAAVDITKTTSPQIMKHDSIYGHSDFAGHTANTSRSQMSSALHSFGPNTDTMLDQLTTNAGGMPFGSMPEHHPSASSHGHHNHQMYTPMYSTHQNTMNTHHTITAHHPGVHHSSMRNSDCDPRELEAFAERFKQRRIKLGVTQADVGSALANLKLPGVGSLSQSTICRFESLTLSHNNMIALKPVLQAWLEEAEKQAREKKIEGETGVMPIHGEKKRKRTSIAAPEKRSLEAYFAVQPRPSGEKIAQIAEKLDLKKNVVRVWFCNQRQKQKRMKFSAAASH
- the LOC106867210 gene encoding POU domain, class 4, transcription factor 3 isoform X5; the protein is MVCNAKCTVGTGSWWCPQRDADFQTSFLDNRNTNGQRQIFLPYGDGVGDPSCKSNIFGGFDDGGLLARAEALAAVDITKTTSPQIMKHDSIYGHSDFAGHTANTSRSQMSSALHSFGPNTDTMLDQLTTNAGGMPFGSMPEHHPSASSHGHHNHQMYTPMYSTHQNTMNTHHTITAHHPGVHHSSMRNSDCDPRELEAFAERFKQRRIKLGVTQADVGSALANLKLPGVGSLSQSTICRFESLTLSHNNMIALKPVLQAWLEEAEKQAREKKIEGETGVMPIHGEKKRKRTSIAAPEKRSLEAYFAVQPRPSGEKIAQIAEKLDLKKNVVRVWFCNQRQKQKRMKFSAAASH
- the LOC106867210 gene encoding POU domain, class 4, transcription factor 3 isoform X3; translated protein: MTSCRAPTTGSYVPLPDWNDSRNMCNDDVLRVKRNIFLPYGDGVGDPSCKSQQTSSFTTSHHPYSSSYRNSDRMRCMSTTPSSNIFGGFDDGGLLARAEALAAVDITKTTSPQIMKHDSIYGHSDFAGHTANTSRSQMSSALHSFGPNTDTMLDQLTTNAGGMPFGSMPEHHPSASSHGHHNHQMYTPMYSTHQNTMNTHHTITAHHPGVHHSSMRNSDCDPRELEAFAERFKQRRIKLGVTQADVGSALANLKLPGVGSLSQSTICRFESLTLSHNNMIALKPVLQAWLEEAEKQAREKKIEGETGVMPIHGEKKRKRTSIAAPEKRSLEAYFAVQPRPSGEKIAQIAEKLDLKKNVVRVWFCNQRQKQKRMKFSAAASH
- the LOC106867210 gene encoding POU domain, class 4, transcription factor 3 isoform X4, which encodes MSSYGLYSHQICGGQNMTSCRAPTTGSYVPLPDWNDSRNMCNDDVLRVKRNIFLPYGDGVGDPSCKSNIFGGFDDGGLLARAEALAAVDITKTTSPQIMKHDSIYGHSDFAGHTANTSRSQMSSALHSFGPNTDTMLDQLTTNAGGMPFGSMPEHHPSASSHGHHNHQMYTPMYSTHQNTMNTHHTITAHHPGVHHSSMRNSDCDPRELEAFAERFKQRRIKLGVTQADVGSALANLKLPGVGSLSQSTICRFESLTLSHNNMIALKPVLQAWLEEAEKQAREKKIEGETGVMPIHGEKKRKRTSIAAPEKRSLEAYFAVQPRPSGEKIAQIAEKLDLKKNVVRVWFCNQRQKQKRMKFSAAASH
- the LOC106867210 gene encoding POU domain, class 4, transcription factor 3 isoform X1 — its product is MSSYGLYSHQICGGQNMTSCRAPTTGSYVPLPDWNDSRNMCNDDVLRVKRNIFLPYGDGVGDPSCKSQQTSSFTTSHHPYSSSYRNSDRMRCMSTTPSSNIFGGFDDGGLLARAEALAAVDITKTTSPQIMKHDSIYGHSDFAGHTANTSRSQMSSALHSFGPNTDTMLDQLTTNAGGMPFGSMPEHHPSASSHGHHNHQMYTPMYSTHQNTMNTHHTITAHHPGVHHSSMRNSDCDPRELEAFAERFKQRRIKLGVTQADVGSALANLKLPGVGSLSQSTICRFESLTLSHNNMIALKPVLQAWLEEAEKQAREKKIEGETGVMPIHGEKKRKRTSIAAPEKRSLEAYFAVQPRPSGEKIAQIAEKLDLKKNVVRVWFCNQRQKQKRMKFSAAASH